GCCCAAACCTGATCCGGGATTAAGACCTGTTGAAAATCATTGAGTAGCCAAACGACCTTTAGTTCATCTAGATGAATCAATGGCCCTGCATCACAGACAATACTCAATGCTGCTTTACTCGTCACCCCTGAGTCCCCACTCCATATCCTGACGAATAAAATCCGTCATCAATTCCTCACGATGCGATTCCAAAAAACGTCGCAATGCATCCAAAAAAATTTCATCCAAATCTCGAAACCAGCCTGCATCCACTAACTGCTGTGCCTGCGTAATCAAACTTAACGGCACTTCCATCTGTATGGATGACGTTTCCATTGAACGCATAATCCAAACTCAATACACTCACGACCCCTTTATCATAAAGCACCCACTTACCCTCTCTGCCCAAGAGCACGATGTCACCAGCCCCGCCCATCTGTCTGGGGAGCATCCCCGTTTGCTCAGATAATCCTCATCTCCAGCCTCTTCTCCCCCTGGGCGAAGGGAAGATCGTTGGCTAACCTACCCAATCCCCGCGATCGTCTGTCCAATTCACCGAAGTTTTCCACGAATTTTGTAGGGGCGGGTTGTAGCAAAATCTATCCTGAAAACCGCAAATCTGTATAAACCCGCCCATCCCTGGAATATCGATTGTTAACCCAAAATCGACAAAACCGCGATCGTCTTTGTCAACCCATCGATCTGGGGAGGGCAGGTTTATGAAGAGCAATCCCTCCAGCCGATATTTTCTCAAAAACCTGCCCCTACAATTTCTATCCCTATAAACATTGGCCAACCTCCCCAATCCCTTGCTCAGACCCCTGATTCAATGGGTATACAACTGCCCCGGATGTCGTCGAGAGTGTTGACCGTAAGTAGGGCGTCCTGGATAGCTTGCAAGGTTTCCACCTGCGCGATCGTGCGGATTTCTAGCAGCAATTGTAAACCTGTCTCACCAAACCGCAACTTCAATGCCACAGCAATGCCAGAGAGCAACCCATCGCGGAGACCTTGTTGTAGACCTTCTTCCTTCGCAATCCGTTCGAGGCTGGTGATGTAAGGCATATTGGTTTCCTCCTGATAGCGATAAATTTCTTGCCAAAAGCTTTTCTCTAGGTCTTGGGGCAGTTGAATCACCCAGTCGATAAACCGTAGCAGGTTGATAACACCGGTACGCTCGAATCCTTGCTCATACAGTCGTTTGGCCAGTATCAGTTTCCACTGCTGGCGATCGCCTAAATCCCGACGCGTTTCCTTCGCCTTGAGATGGGCCATAACCACGATCGCAAAGGGGTTGCTCGATGATTCCAGCGCAGCCCAGTGCTGCCCATAGCCTAGCAGTTTGACGTTCGGGAATTGAAACTCATGACGACAACCCCACAGTTCACTGTTAAAAATACGGGGTCGCCAATTGGGGTTTTCATCGCCTAGAATGGCGAGGCTGGCCACAGGTAAGTTATCGCGATCGCGCAGCCGGTAATTGTAGATAAATATCCGCTCCGCAAAGTCGGCTTCATCGATATGTTGCAACTCCAGATGAATGAGCACCCAAGTTTCCGTACCACTTTTGCGCCAGAGTTTGACCAGCGTATCGACAATGGGGCATCTCACCCTAATATCAACGGGTAGGTGAATTATTGCTGGCGAATAATGATTCTGGCTTGCCGCACGCTTACAGCAATCGTGAAGTCGGTAGGGGTGTCGCTCATCACATCAATTTGATAATTGCCATTTTTGGTCGATCGCGTAGACCATTGGCGGGTGCCGTTTGCTTCTGACTTCCCCTCTGGGTCTTGGACCGTGAGGGTGGCCGTCCCCTTAGTTAATGCCACTGTCACCTCCTGCCCTTCCTGGGCAGACAGCAGATAGCGCTGAATACTGATCGGCGAGACTTGCCCGCTGAATTCCACGGGTTCGGCCTGACCAACGGGGACGGTGATCGGGGTCGTTGCGATCGTCGGGCTAGGCGTTGCAACTGGCGCAGGGTCGGTCGCGATTGGGCTGGGGGAGGCTGGATCACTAGGGGGGAGGGGTGAAGCTGCCACCGGCGTATTGGGTGGGGGTGACGGTGACGGTGAGGGAGACAGATGATTGGGACTGGTGGGGGGGGGCGGCTCGATGACGATCGTCGGGCTGGGTGTCCCCGCGCGTGGCTGGGTGGGCTTCAGGGCCACATTCATCAAGGCAGAGATGCCCATGAACGTCAGCATGATCGCGCCAAAGATCAAGGCTGGCTTGATCCACACGCTTTCCCAGATGGAGCTACTGTCCAGTACGGATGCGGCAGGGGTCGATCGCCGCTGCGTCGGGGTTGGGCTTAACCGCACGGGACGGCGGGGGATTGGGGTTGGGGTTCTGGCCGCTGGGCTACCGGGAGCAGCCGCATTGGGGATCAGGCCAGACAGCGATCGCAGCGTTTGGGCGACCTCCGTCGCGGACTGGTAGCGATTCTGGGGCCGGGGACTAAGCATCCGGCTCAGCACCTGGGCAAAGCGGGGATTAATCTGGGGTAGCAGGGGTTGCCAGTGCCAGGTCATTGTTGTCTCATCCAGAAGCGTTTGGGGTTCGCGTCCCGTCATGAGTACGATCGCCGTAACCGCTAGGGCATAGAGGTCACTATTCGGAGAGGCTTTACCCGTTTGTAATTGTTCCGGGGGCGCATAACCCAGTTTGCCGACGGTGGTTCCCTTTGCCGGTGTCTCGCCTCCCTGGACTTTACCCGCTAACTCTTTAACCACCCCAAAGTCAATCAGCACCGGCTTTTTATCCGACTGGCGCAGAATGATGTTATCGGGTGAAATATCGCGATGGATGATGTTCTTTTGATGGATATGCTGGAGAACCGGTAGCAGTTGCTCCATTAAATGCAGAACTTCGGCTTCCGAAAACGGATATCTTTCTGACTTGCGTTCCTCTAATAGGGCGCTGTAGGTTGGCCCTTCGACAAAATCCTGGACTAAAAACAGGCGCTTGCCCTGTTCAAAGGTGGCATGGAATTGCGGAATTTGGGGATGTTGAATTTGCCACAGGACGGTGGCTTCCCGCTGAAAGAGTTCCCGCGACTTTTGCAAGGCATAGGCATCGGTTTGGGCAGGCGTGTACTCTTTAATGACACACTTTTCCTGAAAACGGCCCTGATCCTCTGCGAGATAGGTGCGGCCAAATCCCCCTTGCCCCAGCATTTTGAGCAAGCGATAGCGATTTTGGAGAATGGTTCCAGAGGGAATCGGGGGGCGAGTCATGGGCTATCTAACCTCCCGCAGCTAAATGCACAAATGGAGCCTAATGACTAAACTTTAGCGTATCCCAAAGGCAGGTGAATGTCTGTCCCTGGCCGCTATCCCATCCTGACCCGGCACCGCACAAACGTTACGCGGTAGGATAAAACTCAATTGCTACTGTTCGGGTGGGTGATTGTGGTGAGATCTGCTGTGTCGCCGAGCCGCTATGGCCGCCGTCGTTTGCGCTGGGGGCGGTCTGTTCGCCAGGTTGTCGTCCGCTGGCGATCGCTGTGGATTATGCTGCTGGCAGCTTTATTACTGTCAGGCTGTGTGCAGTACGAAACGGGGATTCAATTTTCCAGTCCCCACGGGGGTACGCTGGTGCAGTCGATCCGATTGGCGGAACCCTTTAGTGCCCTGAGTGGTGAAAGCCAGACGCAATGGTTCCATCAATTAGAACAACGTACCCGTGCGCTGGGAGGGCGATCGCAATCCGTGGACGATCGCACCTTGCAAATCACGATCCCGTTTTCCAGTGGCCAAGACCTGGAAACAAAATTTAATCAATTTTTCAGTCCGACGGCGGCAACGGACCCTGCCACGGCGGATCTACTGGGGGGGATAACATCCCAGTTACACGTCAACCAGAATAACGCCCTGTTGCTGGTTCGCCATCGGCTGGTGTATGACCTGGATTTGCGATCACTAGGGCTGGCATCGGGGGAAGGGACTGTCCTGCTCAATCCGGGAGCACTGTTGGCATTAAAATTCTCCCTGACGACCCCCTGGGGTGCACGGGCAGGGGCAACCAATGCGATCGTGCAACGCGAGGGACAGACCCTTACCTGGAGCCTGCAACCAGGACAGGTCAACCATATCGAGGCTGTCTTCTGGCTGCCGAGTCCTGTGGGGATTGGCGGCTTGTTAATTATTGGGCTGGTCGGGTTGGGGATTTACTTGAAGGAGCAAAGCGAGACTGAGGCGCTGGTCTGATAGAATAGAGTTCCAGGCTAAGGCGGCATAGCCAAGTGGTAAGGCAGAGGTCTGCAAAACCTTTATTCCCCGGTTCGAATCCGGGTGCCGCCTTTGAGGCGCAACGCCTTCGCTTAAGGCTGACAAGGCCCGTCAGGTGATCACCCAGTCGTTAGCAGAGGGGGAGCGATCGTGCAAGCTAGCTAACGGTTGCTCAGCCTTGCTTCAGGCAGCGGTGGCTCCCCCACAACTGGAGCCGGCACCGGCAGTGCAGCCAAAACAGTGGGCTGCGACTTGAATGGGCCGATCGCCTAAATCGGCTAAGGTAACCTCAAAAATGGTTTGGGGCAGGGCCATCTCCAGCATTTGATTAAAGTCACAATCATACAGTCGGCCATCCCAGCCGACGGATAGGGTATAGCGACACATCAACCCCGCGATCGCGGCTGGGTTAAAGGCATTCACCAGTTTTTCCATGTAGGCTTCCAGGTTGCCCGACTCAAGCAAAAATTCCAAAAAGCGGCTGATGGGCATATTGGTAATCGTGTACAGGTGATTGAAGACAATGCCGTGTCGGCGCATCATTTCGCGTTTCCAGGTGGCTTCGAGCGATCGCTGGTTGGGGGGTAAAAAGGCTCCGACGGGATTGGTCACCAGATTTAACACTAACCCGCTCTCCGGCTGGCCATACCCTAGGGCATTCAATTGCCGCAGGGCGGTGATCGAGGCGTCAAAGACGCCATTTCCCCGTTGGGCCTCGGTTTGCTTCAGACTATAGGCGGGGAGGGAAGCAACCACTTCTACCTCGTGTTCGGCCAGGAATTCTGGTAAATCTTGGTAGTCCGGTAGCTGGGTGATGGTTAAGTTGCACCGATCGATCACGTGACACCCCAGTGCCCGCGCTTCGCGCACGATTTCCCGAAATTGGGGATGTAGTTCCGGTGCGCCACCGGTAATATCCACCACGCCGATCGCCCCCGTGGCTAATAACCGCAAGCAGGCGGCGATCACCTCTGGCGTCATGACTTCGCGGCGATCGGGGCCAGCATCGACATGGCAATGGCGACACACCTGGTTGCAGCGCTTGCCCACGTTCATTTGCAAGACGGTGGGGGTTTGCGATCGCAGGGGGGCGTGTCCGGTACTGGCGACGGCGTCTTCAAACGATCGTGCGAGGGGGAGTTCAGCCAGGAGGTGGCGTTGGGCTACGGGGGAGGCAAGGGGATGGGAACGATGCTGTAGGCTGGGATGGAAGTTGATCGCGCTCACCGGCAAACCTCAAACGGACAAACTTTTCCTAGCCTACATCGAAATCTGCTGGGCCGTATTGCGCATCTGCACCCCATGCACCAGCGTCGCCCCCCCCCGAATCGCCGCTGCCACGTGGATCGCCTCCGTCATTTGCTCCAGATCCGCCCCCTTCTCCAGACAGGTCGTCGTATAGGCATCAATGCAATAGGGACACTGGACCGCATGGGCAACCGCCAACGCAATCAACGCCTTTTCCCGCTCCGTCAAAGCACCTTCCGCAAACACCGGCCCATACCAACCCATAAACGCCTGCCAGAGTGCTGGGGCATCCTCCCCCACCTCCGCAAAACGAGCTAAATCTTGGGGCTGATAATAGGTATCCACGGTATGGCCTCACTTAACCCTATGAATCATCTGGAAAACCTATGAATCATCTGGAAAACTATTGATGGCTGGTCCCTTCACCCATTTGATATTGGCAGAAAATGTAAAGATCAAACAACACCCCGACTAGACCCCAACTAAGTCCAATAACCCATAGTCCTTCCCAAAGGTTCCCGTTACCAAAAATTTTTAAAAACTCAAGTAGTTGGGTAAGGCCGACTGTTGCGATCGCCGCCATCCCTGGCACAGTTTGTAACCCCAACAATAAAATAAGCAAACTGCCTAGCAACAGCAACGGTGTCCCGAAGCAAAAGAGACCGCTCAGGAGCAAGGATATAAGGAGATGGCGTAGCGTCGTCATATATAGCCTAGGAGAGGCAGCGATCGCGGGTAACAAACAGGTGATCAGAGAAAATCGTAACCAGGGGCTAGTGGATTGATCACCTCCCCATGAGAACAGGTACAGCAGACTCTCTAAACCGCCAGGTGGATTTCCGCTTCGCCTCAGCTTGAACACTTAGAAAACTCCTATCTATAGGATAGGAGATCTCCCTACATTGCTCAGGATGACGTTAGTAATCTTAAGACTTTATTAAAAAGCGTATTTAAGTTATGCGTCTAAGTGTGTAGTTTTTCCCAACTGACGGCCCTGATCCCGCGTGGACTGATCATTGCGGCGTTTATCCCGCAGGTGTCGCATCCGTCCCAGGCGCTCACTCCCCTGGCGATGCTGCATTAGGTCAGCAAATTTGCGACGTTGGGTCGGGGTCAGGACCGATCGCATGGCCAACAGACTTTCAAAATGGATGGCAGCCTGTTGTTGCCTGAGTTGTTCAATTTGTTGAAACTTCGCCCGAATTTGGGCTTCGGGAGCATCCCCAGCCATCAGCCGACTGAGTTCTTGACGGGCCTGCCGAAGGGCCTGTCGCCGCTGGGTTAGTTGAGGTTCGTAGCGCTGCTGAATCGCCCGCATCTCCCGGATTTGTGCTGGGGTGAGATCCAATGCCTGAAAGAGCCGCTCTGACTCCTGAGCCAATGGCTGCGGACCCGCCTGAGCTTGGGCAAGGTCTACCCCTGCTGGGGTGATTTCGATCGACAGCACCGGTACCTGCCCTCCCAGCGTGGGGAACACGAAGGTCCCCCCTAACATCAGAGCGATGACTGTTAATCCTAAGCGAACCCGTCCCATCTCCACCTCCTCGCGTCGCTGCCTAGCCCTTCAACCACCTACCCCACTTCGCCTGTGGCCAGGTTAACGGCTATAAGCCTGCCCCCATCCCTGCCTCAGCTCCTGCCCCAGGGCCAATGGCACTGCTGGTTTCTGTGAAGAGGGGGTTATCCCCATCCGTCGCATGACTGACAACGACCCCCTGCCAACTTTGCTCCATAAATTGCTCAATTTCAGCGATTTCTGCTGGACTTGGGGTCTGGGCCATCTGCCAAGCCCGTTGCCCCATCCAGGTGGCAAACAGGCTAGCCGTCAAGATCGTCCCCGCCACGACCCACCGCCGTCTTCGCTGGTACCAAGGGGGTGATGGGGCTGGCTCTCGGCGGGCGATCAGGGGCTGCTCCCAGTCGCGTATATCCAGCGCTGCCATGAGTTGCTCCTCCAAATTGGCAGCGGCTGGGGGCACGGGGGGGCGGTGCTGGCGTAAAAATTGAACCAGCTTGCGATCGGCTTGTCGCTCTAGGGGGGAATCATGCGGTGTCATAGCTGGACTCCTTGTTGCTCAAGAAACTGACGCATCTGGGCGCGGGCATGGAACAGCCGCGATTTCACCGTCCCAATGGGAATGTCCAAAATGCTCGCCACCTCTTTTTGGGGGATTTCCTCTAGATCATGTAATACCAAGACTGCCCGGTGCTCTAGGCTCAAGTGCGCCAAGCCCTGTTGCACGAGATCCTGATAGTGC
This DNA window, taken from Trichothermofontia sichuanensis B231, encodes the following:
- a CDS encoding RpnC/YadD family protein: MRCPIVDTLVKLWRKSGTETWVLIHLELQHIDEADFAERIFIYNYRLRDRDNLPVASLAILGDENPNWRPRIFNSELWGCRHEFQFPNVKLLGYGQHWAALESSSNPFAIVVMAHLKAKETRRDLGDRQQWKLILAKRLYEQGFERTGVINLLRFIDWVIQLPQDLEKSFWQEIYRYQEETNMPYITSLERIAKEEGLQQGLRDGLLSGIAVALKLRFGETGLQLLLEIRTIAQVETLQAIQDALLTVNTLDDIRGSCIPIESGV
- a CDS encoding serine/threonine protein kinase, which encodes MTRPPIPSGTILQNRYRLLKMLGQGGFGRTYLAEDQGRFQEKCVIKEYTPAQTDAYALQKSRELFQREATVLWQIQHPQIPQFHATFEQGKRLFLVQDFVEGPTYSALLEERKSERYPFSEAEVLHLMEQLLPVLQHIHQKNIIHRDISPDNIILRQSDKKPVLIDFGVVKELAGKVQGGETPAKGTTVGKLGYAPPEQLQTGKASPNSDLYALAVTAIVLMTGREPQTLLDETTMTWHWQPLLPQINPRFAQVLSRMLSPRPQNRYQSATEVAQTLRSLSGLIPNAAAPGSPAARTPTPIPRRPVRLSPTPTQRRSTPAASVLDSSSIWESVWIKPALIFGAIMLTFMGISALMNVALKPTQPRAGTPSPTIVIEPPPPTSPNHLSPSPSPSPPPNTPVAASPLPPSDPASPSPIATDPAPVATPSPTIATTPITVPVGQAEPVEFSGQVSPISIQRYLLSAQEGQEVTVALTKGTATLTVQDPEGKSEANGTRQWSTRSTKNGNYQIDVMSDTPTDFTIAVSVRQARIIIRQQ
- a CDS encoding DUF3153 domain-containing protein; translated protein: MVRSAVSPSRYGRRRLRWGRSVRQVVVRWRSLWIMLLAALLLSGCVQYETGIQFSSPHGGTLVQSIRLAEPFSALSGESQTQWFHQLEQRTRALGGRSQSVDDRTLQITIPFSSGQDLETKFNQFFSPTAATDPATADLLGGITSQLHVNQNNALLLVRHRLVYDLDLRSLGLASGEGTVLLNPGALLALKFSLTTPWGARAGATNAIVQREGQTLTWSLQPGQVNHIEAVFWLPSPVGIGGLLIIGLVGLGIYLKEQSETEALV
- the arsS gene encoding arsenosugar biosynthesis radical SAM (seleno)protein ArsS (Some members of this family are selenoproteins.), with translation MSAINFHPSLQHRSHPLASPVAQRHLLAELPLARSFEDAVASTGHAPLRSQTPTVLQMNVGKRCNQVCRHCHVDAGPDRREVMTPEVIAACLRLLATGAIGVVDITGGAPELHPQFREIVREARALGCHVIDRCNLTITQLPDYQDLPEFLAEHEVEVVASLPAYSLKQTEAQRGNGVFDASITALRQLNALGYGQPESGLVLNLVTNPVGAFLPPNQRSLEATWKREMMRRHGIVFNHLYTITNMPISRFLEFLLESGNLEAYMEKLVNAFNPAAIAGLMCRYTLSVGWDGRLYDCDFNQMLEMALPQTIFEVTLADLGDRPIQVAAHCFGCTAGAGSSCGGATAA
- a CDS encoding arsenosugar biosynthesis-associated peroxidase-like protein, coding for MDTYYQPQDLARFAEVGEDAPALWQAFMGWYGPVFAEGALTEREKALIALAVAHAVQCPYCIDAYTTTCLEKGADLEQMTEAIHVAAAIRGGATLVHGVQMRNTAQQISM
- a CDS encoding Spy/CpxP family protein refolding chaperone, with product MGRVRLGLTVIALMLGGTFVFPTLGGQVPVLSIEITPAGVDLAQAQAGPQPLAQESERLFQALDLTPAQIREMRAIQQRYEPQLTQRRQALRQARQELSRLMAGDAPEAQIRAKFQQIEQLRQQQAAIHFESLLAMRSVLTPTQRRKFADLMQHRQGSERLGRMRHLRDKRRNDQSTRDQGRQLGKTTHLDA